A stretch of Vannielia litorea DNA encodes these proteins:
- the mutM gene encoding bifunctional DNA-formamidopyrimidine glycosylase/DNA-(apurinic or apyrimidinic site) lyase translates to MPELPEVETVRRGLLPAMENTVIAEARVNREGLRWPFPPGMAERLTGKRVLGLRRRSKYILADLDSGETLLIHLGMSGRMRVSGEGLGLFHHAHPAPEKHDHVVLEMASGARVTFNDARRFGVMDLVATGEAEAHRLLAELGPEPLGNSFNEDHLVAAFRGRNTPVKAALLDQRIVAGLGNIYVCEVLHRTGISPVRKAGKIGAARVARLVPAIREVLGEAIEAGGSSLRDHRQASGELGYFQHRFAAYDREGHPCSTPGCGGTIRRIVQSGRSSFYCGTCQR, encoded by the coding sequence ATGCCCGAACTGCCCGAGGTGGAGACCGTGCGCCGCGGCCTGCTGCCCGCCATGGAGAACACCGTGATCGCCGAGGCCCGGGTCAACCGGGAGGGGCTGCGCTGGCCGTTCCCGCCAGGGATGGCGGAGCGGCTGACGGGCAAGCGGGTGCTGGGGCTGCGGCGGCGGAGCAAGTACATCCTGGCCGATCTCGACAGCGGGGAGACGCTGCTGATTCACCTCGGCATGAGCGGGCGGATGCGGGTGAGCGGCGAGGGGCTGGGGCTGTTTCACCATGCCCACCCGGCACCGGAGAAGCATGACCACGTGGTGCTGGAGATGGCGAGCGGCGCACGGGTCACCTTCAACGATGCGCGGCGGTTCGGGGTGATGGACCTGGTGGCCACGGGCGAGGCCGAGGCGCATCGGCTGCTCGCCGAGCTCGGGCCGGAGCCGCTGGGTAACAGCTTCAACGAGGATCATCTGGTGGCGGCCTTCCGGGGCAGGAACACGCCGGTCAAGGCGGCGCTGCTGGACCAGCGGATCGTGGCAGGGCTGGGCAACATCTACGTTTGCGAGGTGCTGCATCGCACCGGCATTTCGCCGGTGCGCAAGGCAGGCAAGATCGGCGCGGCGCGGGTGGCGCGGCTCGTACCGGCGATTCGGGAGGTTCTTGGCGAGGCGATCGAGGCCGGCGGGTCGAGCCTGCGGGATCATCGGCAAGCCTCTGGCGAGCTTGGATATTTTCAGCACCGGTTTGCGGCCTATGACCGCGAGGGGCACCCATGCTCTACCCCCGGTTGCGGCGGCACGATCCGCCGGATCGTGCAGTCGGGACGCTCGAGTTTCTATTGCGGGACATGTCAAAGATAA